atacttATGTATCcatgtgttgtctttttaaagaagaatatgataaatataaatcTCTAGCATGCTTAGTCTCACATGTATTCTGACTGCATTGTTTTCAGAAAATCTCCTTGTTGTGCTTTACCCCAAACAATATACTCTATTGTCAAGGAAACACTGAATTGCACGGTACCATCCCATCTGGTGTAAATTACTAAATACCAACATATTAATGTCAGAtgtgcaaacatttaaatctgtGAGAGATTGAGAATGCAACTtgaattgagaaaaaaagaaagttcctCTGGTGGACAAAGCCGTTCCAAGCTCCACTTACTCCCAAGAAATGTACATGGCTTACGGGAGAATATACTGACTCTGCTTTCCCTTTGCTTGCTTCACATGACAGCCATGCCGGGGAGGATCAGCTGCCATTCCCTGAGTCTGTGTCGGGGTTTTGTGTGAGCCACTAACATGTGGTTCCAATAGAAGAATGCACAAACCCATCAGAAACACTTTCCACACCCACAGCTTCAAATTCCAGCCAGGCCCTGGGAGACGGCAGCCCTTACTGCAGTTACATAGTCCCCTGATTAAATCCCAGATTAAGTGGAGAAGATAAGGAGACCTGTCAGTAGGGATCAGGGATTGAGGAGATGGCCATCTTTAGAAAAGCTGAAGAAATAGCAGATGGTGGATCAGCGCTCagttttagtatttattttttagacaGGGAGCAGGTTAATGAAATCTGTccaaacaaaagaggaaactCAGTGGCTTAGTGAATCTGATATGTTAACTCTTGAACACTGTCAGGACAGTTGTAAAAGAATAGATAACAATATCACAAATGCAGTATGGTTTAGTCCCCTTCCAAACAGGACCAAAACTAATTACCCCATCTTACAAAAGGCAACCATAAGTTTTGATTAAGTTGTCATTTAAGAAACAGTGGTATGGCGTACCCTTTGATCTGTATTGGCTCAATATATCAGGCTGGAAAGGCCTCAAATGATTtgtcagaaatgaaatgaaaaatgttgagTTAAGAGTGCACGATGCTGGGGGCAGTTATTAACTAAGCATCACTTTGTGTGTAAGGGTCATCGGGTGAAGACTGTCACTTGAGTTTGAAAATTACTATACCCTTAGTCTCATTAATGgacaaaaaatctgatttaatgcTCATTAAAATCTGTACAGCTGCCTGCTGGCTACTGCTCTGAGCTTTGATCTCAACAAGATTTATCTTGGCCTTGAAGTGCAGCTATTGTGACACAACTGATCCTTGTATTTGAAGTAGTCGGACAGCATTAACATGTCCCAGTAAGCTAAACAATGTGGTTGCACAGTGCTGCCATCTCTGTATCACAGTCAAACAGTGGAGTAAGGCGAGTTCAACGCAGTCTGTCCTAAAGTATTTAGCTGCTTCAAGACATTGATCTTAATTTAACAGttgaaggataaaaaaaagggggttgCCACACTGAGTTGACTATTTGCATTTAATTGTCTGCACAAAATGTCTTACACCTatccagaagtgcaaaaaatgGTTGGTTGAAACCGTGAACTCAGCTAAGTGTTATCTTATTTCAGCATGATTCAAACATTCCTTTGACTCGTAAATGGGTGGTAAATAACTTTCATAAAGGACAAGAAAAGGCCAAATCCTGGTCTATATAAATTTTTCTTTCACCTCGAAAAAGGAATGTCTTATAACTAAAAGTAACCAAGCGTTCAGATGTAACATAAGAAAGTGCCGAAAATATATCCAATTAACCTACAATACAATTCTGACTGGAGCTTGGCAACTGTATACGTATGAGAAAATGCATTGCATGCACAAGTTGTTGCTTTGTCCACATACCCACAGAAGGGCCATGTGCCTATCCCAGGTCATTTTTCAGGATTAGTAATTTATGGGCTTGTGTGCTACTGTACCGTTTCAGCTACTGTTCAAATACTGCCACCTTGTGGTATTATGCCAATATATGTTAAAAGAGTCTCCATCCATTCGtacagcatttgtttgttgataaagaaacattttacataaatcGTAATAGTTAAGTACTTTGATAGTGGATGACCAAAAAACAGGGTCAGTTCACAAAATCATACATTCAAATGATACATTTACATAACCGTGCGATAAATGTTAAATCCCCAAATAAATATGTTGTgcttataatgtgtaatattgAGAGGTCAGAGATAGcgttggtgttttttgtttattcgcAGTAAATTGCTAATTGGTCCAGTTATTTTATCCGCAGAATTCACTTCGttataaagtgaaaaaagcatatatatacagtgccagtcaaaagtttggacacaccttctcattcaatgttttttttctttcttttttttctacattgtagattaatattgaagacatccaaactatgaaggaacacatatggaattataaacaaaccagaatatgttttatattttagattcttcaaagtagttgaatatttaatatatatatatacacagtacagtcaaatttatatatatatatatatatatatatatatatatatatatatatatatatatatacagtaccagtcaaaagtttggacacaccttctcattcaatggtttttcttttttctttttttttatttttttctacattgtagattaatattgaatacatccaaactatgaaggaacacatatggaattatgtggtaaacaaacaaatgctcaacaaaaaacagaatgttttatattttagattcttcaaagtagttgaatgagaaggtgtgtccaaacttttgacggGTATataaacttttatatatatatatatatatatatatatatatatatatatatatatatatatatatatatatatacacagcacACAGTACaagtcaaatatatatatatatatatatatatatatatatatatatatatatatatatatatatatatatatatatgtatatatatatatatatatatatagtaccagtcaaatatgttttatattttagattcttcaaagtagttgaatgagaaggtgtgtccaaacttttgacgggtactatatatatatatatatatatatatatatatatatatattagattctatatatatatatatatatatatatatatatatatatatacacacacacaattaaacgTATCAGTGGATGATTGACAGGCGCTTAAAAGTTTTCCACCCTGTTTTTTAACCAATCCGGTCGCAGGGGCGGGCCTTCACattaatctgtacaaaatggcgactgttgttgttttgccgCAGGGTCAGTGAATAAATCCGGTTTTCATTTCAACAATTTTCTGCACTCAATTGCAGAAACCAGGAGAAAAAAGCCCAGGCGTCCCGAGGGTCGGCTCCGTGTGGACTGAAATGAAAGGGAAAGAGCGGTCGCCGATCAAAAAACGCTCGCGGGCCTTGGACGACATCAGAGACAGGGGAGGATGCCACCCGACCAGCAAGAAAATGGGGGCTCTCTCCGTTTCCAGCGGGAGCAATAATGGAAACAGCTCGACCAAAAGCGACGGCGGCTCGACGAGAAGGAGTTTACTCGGTGAGAAAAGAGAGCGGGACTTTGACGGCCACAGTCGGACTGGTAATAACCACGGCTGTCAGTCCGCGGCCGCTAGCTCCATCGGTAAAAACCACAACCTGAGCCTCACGCTGGACTTAGCCTCCGCGAGGACCACCTCACGGGGCGAGCAGCGCGTGCAGCCGCCGAGCACCGAGAGTGAGTACAAAACCCTCAAAATAAGCGACCTCGGCACCCAGCTGAGCGACGAGGACATCGAGGACGGACTCTTCCACGAGTTTAAAAAATTCGGAGACGTGAGCGTGAAGATCAGCCGCAGCAACGACGAGCGGATCGCGTTCGTCAATTTCCGGAAGCCGGAGGACGCCAGGGCCGCTAAGCACGCGAGGGGACGGCTGGTGCTGTACGACCGGCCGCTGAAGATCGAGGCAGTGTACATCAACCGGAGGAGAAGCCGCTCCCCCGTGGAGAGAGACTTGTATGGTGCAGCCCAAAGCCACAGACATTTGCAGAGACCGCTCTCGCCCACCGGGCTCGGGTACAGAGACTACCGGCTGCAGCAGCTGGCCCTGGGACGGCTGCCCCTCCCCCGCCGCCCCCTCTGCCCAGAGAGCTGGAGCGGGACCGGGAGTTTGCCCTGTTTGAAGCCAGGGCGCGCCCAGCTTTCATTGCAGAGCGAGCAGCTTTTCGTGAGGAGGATTTTATATCTCCAGAAGATGACCAAAGAGCCAATAGGACGTTGTTTTTAGGCAATCTGGACATAACTGTCACCGAGGCAGACCTGAGGAGAGCTTTTGACAGGTTTGGGGTCATAACTGAAGTGGACATTAAGAGACCCACACGAGGACAAACCAGCACATATGGATTTCTGAAATTTGAGAATCTTGACATGGCTCACCGTGCTAAACTTAGTATGTCTGGCAAAATAGTAGGCCACAACCCCATAAAGATAGGTTATGGGAAAGCGACTCCCACCACACGCCTGTGGGTGGGTGGACTTGGACCCTGGGTTCCTGTAGCTGCCCTAGCAAGAGAGTTTGATCGCTTTGGCACTATAAGGACCATTGACTACAGAAAGGGGGACACTTGGGCCTACATTCAATATGAAAGTCTGGACGCTGCACAAgcggcatgcacacacatgagGGGCTTTCCGCTGGGAGGTCCAGAGAGAAGACTCAGAGTGGACTTTGCTGACACTGAGCACCGTTACCAGCAGCAGTTCCTGCAGCCTCTCCCAATACCACCGTTTGACATGGTGGCTGAGTCATTTGTCCACCGTGCCACACCTGAACCTCTGAGGGTCAGGGAACGGACTCCACCGCCACTTCATTTCAGGGAAAGGGAGCTCTTTCCTGGAACCGAGTGGCCCAATCCAGCTATTCGTGATCGGGTACGTGCTTCACCCTTTGAGCCTCTGGAGCACTTGGAACGTGAGCGGCGTGCACGAGAGCCCTGGTCATTGGAGCGAGAGCTGCAGGGACGAGAACCTGCACGCAAGCGGCGTATAATGGAGGATGGACGCCATATAGACCACTCCCCCGACAGCACTGAGAGGACCGTACGGCGTAGACGTGCTTCTCCAGATGGCAGTCCCGGAGATAGCAGCAGAGATGGAGGCCGCTTCAGTGACTCGGAGCGCCCTCTGCGCGCCGAGAGACCCTCTCCCGCACGAGAACGCCACAGCAGCCTGGAAAGAGGTGTGGCTGAACGGAGACTCAAAATCCAGAGTCTCTCCGACAAGGGACCATCAGGCAGCAGTGTTTCAGCAGTTGGAGAGCGTAAGCGCAAAGCTGGTGATGGTGGCAAAGGGCCGGCCAAAAGAGAACGTTCTGAGAACATTTCCAAGGGTGGCCAGCCGTCCAAACCAGACGGCACAAAACTCGGTTTGGCCTGGCATGGCATGCTGCTACTCAAGAACAGCAACTTCCCAGCCAACATGCACCTGCTGGAGGGCGATCACAATGTGGCCAGCGATCTGCTTGCTGAGGGCACATCAGGGCGACAGGTGAGCGAGCTAAAGATCACTCAGCGTCTCCGTCTGGACCAGCCCAAGCTCGACGAGGTGTCCCGGCGAATCAAGGTGGCAGGTCCCGCCGGCTACGCCATCCTGCTGGCAGTTCCTGGGACCACAGAGGATTCATCATCTTCTGACCCTGCGGCCTCAACTCAGCGGCCGCTTCGCAACCTGGTGTCCTACCTCAACCAAAAACAAGCAGCTGGAGTCATCAGCCTACCTGTGGGAGGGAGCAGAGATAAAGACAACACAGGGGTTCTTCATGCGTTCCCTCCCTGTGATTTCTCCCAGCAGTTCCTGGATTCCTCTGCCAAAGCTCTGGCTAAAAGTGAAGAGGACTATCTGGTCATGATTGTGGTTCGTGgagcatcttaaaaaaaaaaagaaagaaaaatcagaaCACGCTCAAGTTAAagtggtgtaaaaaaaaaaatctgctgtaTGTCAGTAACTATTGCATGCTGTGTGTTCTGCATTATGGGGTACACTAGTATGGTTCTTGGGTGTTTATATGTTACCATGTAATCCACTAAAATAACAAACCCTGCCCTCTTACTAAACTAAaaggatgtgtgtttttgaaattattttttaagagTATGAATTGCTCACAGTCATAAACCTGCAGTAATTCAGTCCGCACACAGttaaacagtaaaatatgagGAGCATttgttgaatacatttcatttaagaAGAGATGAGTCATAtagacaatatttttttggttCATTTACAGGTTTTGAATCTTAGCTCTCTaactctattaaaaaaaaactaaacaattcaGATTTTCACTGAGTAGACACAATAATACCTCCACTACAATAGAGCCACAAACAATGGCCTCAACCTACCATGGTGTTGAGGCCACACCTCCCTGACTCTGTGTCAACAACAGCTGAAGTGTACAAGTTTAAAAAGGTCATGTTTGTGTCTGGGCTATTGTACTGCATAGCCTTATATTGTATGTAGGTGTTATTGTGTCTACCCCCTATATAggcatttatattttctatatagAAAAACAGCCCTTTTCAAGGCTTTGAGTTACAGCGCAAAAATATTTCTACCACTGAGCCTGACATGTTTTAATTGAACGTTcttagtgagggtgtagtgaatGGTTTGGTACTGCAGTTTCAAAGCGAATCAAGAAAAAATAATCCCGGTAGCATTTTGAAGgtcaaaacatgtttcacaGCTTTTTACCACACAACATTCACCAGAGGTTTTTGGCTTCAGTCATTAGGTAACCAGCCTGATGTCAACAAAATAGCCAAAACAGTTTGGTGAATGGAGTGCGGTAAAATGCAACAGTTATGCGTTGTGTTTTAACTTTGATGGGCTCACACTGGCCTGCATGTATGTGCTCTCAAAgttggaaaacattttgaaggtCACCAGTTAGAACGTCTCTATATATACTTGCACATTTCAGTCACCTAAATTGTgaattctgtttaaaaaaaattacaaattatgTTGAGGTTCATGGTTTGGATTTTAGAGTatcttttattaatgtattcGTCAGTATTGGAACACCAAATTGCAAGATAGACAATGAACTCGGTGTGTGGCCACTGGTTAAACTAAATTGTTACGTCAACTCTATGTGGAATGCTGAATACTAACAGATGTGATATTTTTGCCCAGGGAACAGCCCCTAACAAAATACGCATAGCATAGTAAAGCAAATACTaacatgttttacatattttttacttcatattttattttgtgcatcCCTACCTTTAGAAATGGTTGTGTAATGTGATCTATGAAAAACTACAGTAgtaatggataaaaaaaagcttagagttttgtgttgtttcatttattgctCTGAAACCAGTAGGtcctctaataataataataataatattcagtaTCAGTAAAATGTTGGTACAAAGTGACAAAAACCTGCTCTTTGTTCAGTAAGTAGGTCTGagtaatttaaaagttttagaAACACTTTAAAGGTtaatgtttgaatttaaattttaGAAGTATACATTTGACACTATTTAAATCTCGCCTGCCAACATGTTCCCAAGGCCTACCTACTGAATTTTGTTTTGCCATTGTATGTTTGTCATGCAATAGAAATTCGCTGATTATGGTTTAATATGTATTGAAAACATTaatatgtcagaaaattgtTGTGTGTGAACATCACACCCACTTCAACGTTGGACTCATGAGGAGACGAGTGCAGAGATGAAACCCTCTGCAGAGAAAGTGTTTGTGAGTCCTCACTAATGAGGCAACTTTTAAGTTGTGTATCCCAACTGCACCTGTGATGACTTCTGTTTAAAATGGAAAATTGAGCAATGTACACTTTGATGTCATGGGAAAGGAAAACCCATAGAGCCCATGCGAAGCTGTTCACATACCTGCAAGTGCGTTTGGGCACTCAATGTGACCGATTATCAATAAATTGTTCATTTGAAGGGAAACATGTTTCTTCGATGGAAGTGAATTGAAGAAACACGCTGCCATACCTTATTATGTTCCAAGGAGTTGTCACTTGAAATTTTGTTTCTGCACACGAGGGAGACAATTTGCAGTTTGTTTAGCACCAGTGAAGAGAGACCCCTGTACCGCGTGAGGATCGCGGTTTGCTTACAGGCCTGTTCTGAGCTCCTAAGTTGGCCATCATAAATTACTCCCCCATGAATCTCCGTTATACCGTCAACGTTTGCTGTTGGCATGTGAACGCCTGAACAGGATCGAGGAGCCTTCGCTGTCTgttgtttaca
The sequence above is a segment of the Anoplopoma fimbria isolate UVic2021 breed Golden Eagle Sablefish chromosome 12, Afim_UVic_2022, whole genome shotgun sequence genome. Coding sequences within it:
- the rbm15 gene encoding LOW QUALITY PROTEIN: RNA-binding protein 15 (The sequence of the model RefSeq protein was modified relative to this genomic sequence to represent the inferred CDS: inserted 1 base in 1 codon), translating into MKGKERSPIKKRSRALDDIRDRGGCHPTSKKMGALSVSSGSNNGNSSTKSDGGSTRRSLLGEKRERDFDGHSRTGNNHGCQSAAASSIGKNHNLSLTLDLASARTTSRGEQRVQPPSTESEYKTLKISDLGTQLSDEDIEDGLFHEFKKFGDVSVKISRSNDERIAFVNFRKPEDARAAKHARGRLVLYDRPLKIEAVYINRRRSRSPVERDLYGAAQSHRHLQRPLSPTGLGYRDYRLQQLALGRLXPPPPPPLPRELERDREFALFEARARPAFIAERAAFREEDFISPEDDQRANRTLFLGNLDITVTEADLRRAFDRFGVITEVDIKRPTRGQTSTYGFLKFENLDMAHRAKLSMSGKIVGHNPIKIGYGKATPTTRLWVGGLGPWVPVAALAREFDRFGTIRTIDYRKGDTWAYIQYESLDAAQAACTHMRGFPLGGPERRLRVDFADTEHRYQQQFLQPLPIPPFDMVAESFVHRATPEPLRVRERTPPPLHFRERELFPGTEWPNPAIRDRVRASPFEPLEHLERERRAREPWSLERELQGREPARKRRIMEDGRHIDHSPDSTERTVRRRRASPDGSPGDSSRDGGRFSDSERPLRAERPSPARERHSSLERGVAERRLKIQSLSDKGPSGSSVSAVGERKRKAGDGGKGPAKRERSENISKGGQPSKPDGTKLGLAWHGMLLLKNSNFPANMHLLEGDHNVASDLLAEGTSGRQVSELKITQRLRLDQPKLDEVSRRIKVAGPAGYAILLAVPGTTEDSSSSDPAASTQRPLRNLVSYLNQKQAAGVISLPVGGSRDKDNTGVLHAFPPCDFSQQFLDSSAKALAKSEEDYLVMIVVRGAS